One Candidatus Omnitrophota bacterium genomic window carries:
- a CDS encoding sugar ABC transporter substrate-binding protein: protein MKGFNRLLAFFVILVFALQVTGCGPGEGTRKPKKVPVKVAFWGSPEEIGIITEMLKNWQKTHPDIQVKLEHIPFGSYVSKILTEIAGRSAPDIIASEVNMFVSFADKDVFLDLKPFVDKDKSFNLGDFFPEVVDRYTVDGKILGIPRDTAPFACVYYNKKLFDEAGLPYPTDDWDWNDLLDKAKKLTKVDKDGKVVQYGFYSDMWPNFILSEGGRIVDDVKHPTKCLMNSPESMEGLQFLVDLSLKYKVSPTSNTFRNLGLGVIQMFMMQRVAMFHSGIWETPIVRKVKDFDWDVAMFPKSPKGIRKFATGGTAYGILKTTKYPEQAWEVLKALSGDEGQIMLAESGLAQPANKKIAEGEHFAGSNKPPLNKKMLNEAVTYCVYDPFNFKWREIREKYINPEFDLVFNGLKPVKEAVNAIVPKANELLKEGR, encoded by the coding sequence ATGAAAGGGTTTAACAGATTATTAGCGTTTTTTGTAATCCTGGTTTTCGCGTTGCAGGTAACGGGTTGCGGTCCCGGCGAAGGGACGAGAAAACCCAAGAAAGTGCCGGTGAAAGTCGCTTTCTGGGGAAGCCCGGAAGAGATAGGGATAATCACCGAGATGCTAAAGAACTGGCAGAAGACCCACCCGGATATCCAGGTAAAATTGGAGCATATACCTTTCGGGAGCTATGTCAGCAAGATACTGACCGAGATCGCAGGGAGGTCGGCGCCCGATATCATCGCCTCGGAAGTGAACATGTTCGTATCTTTCGCCGATAAGGACGTCTTCCTTGACCTCAAACCTTTTGTGGATAAGGACAAATCGTTCAATCTCGGGGATTTCTTCCCCGAGGTCGTGGACAGGTACACCGTCGACGGCAAGATCCTCGGCATCCCGAGGGATACCGCGCCGTTCGCGTGCGTCTATTATAATAAGAAACTTTTCGATGAAGCGGGCCTGCCTTATCCCACGGATGACTGGGACTGGAACGATCTCCTGGACAAGGCGAAGAAGCTGACCAAGGTGGATAAAGACGGCAAGGTTGTCCAATACGGTTTTTACAGCGATATGTGGCCTAACTTCATCCTTTCGGAAGGCGGCAGGATAGTCGATGACGTGAAGCATCCCACCAAATGCCTGATGAATTCCCCGGAATCGATGGAAGGATTGCAGTTCCTGGTCGACCTCTCACTCAAATACAAGGTTTCGCCCACATCTAACACGTTCCGCAACCTCGGCCTCGGCGTCATCCAGATGTTCATGATGCAGAGGGTCGCGATGTTCCATTCGGGGATATGGGAGACGCCTATTGTCAGGAAGGTGAAGGATTTTGACTGGGACGTCGCTATGTTCCCCAAGAGCCCGAAGGGGATAAGGAAATTCGCGACCGGCGGGACCGCATACGGCATACTCAAGACGACCAAATATCCGGAGCAGGCATGGGAAGTCCTGAAGGCGTTAAGCGGCGATGAAGGCCAGATAATGCTTGCCGAGTCAGGGCTGGCCCAGCCGGCCAACAAGAAGATAGCGGAGGGCGAACATTTCGCCGGCAGCAACAAGCCTCCGCTCAACAAGAAGATGCTCAACGAAGCGGTTACATACTGCGTATACGACCCGTTTAACTTCAAGTGGCGGGAGATCCGCGAGAAGTATATAAATCCGGAGTTCGACCTCGTGTTCAACGGCCTTAAACCGGTAAAGGAAGCGGTAAACGCGATAGTGCCTAAGGCTAACGAACTATTAAAAGAAGGAAGATAG
- a CDS encoding glycosyl transferase family 36, producing MKFQTDYGYFTDDGKEYVITRPDTPRPWVNVISNGSYSLVISQTGSGFSWWENSNLARLTRWEQDLVKDEWGKYLYIKDRDSGDFWSLGWKPVCRDFDSYECRHGIGYTILSNKYKGIASSMTVFVPRDEPVEIWKVTLKNESGVIRPLSLFSYFEWLLGNKDDTHREFHKTFIGTSYEKGLHALYGEKRKQLMLPGSIISEYPCTAFFASSVEPEFYEGEKENFIGMYRTLADPLAVEKGILTNTTGRWNDSIASLHLNVSLNPGESKDIIFILGLSQGKAKDAKIIKKYFDVNNVNVALTEVKKYWGGMLSGLTVKTPDDALNLMTNTWLKYQAISGRIWARCAYYQSSGAYGFRDQLQDSQIFLPLDTSLTKKQILLHAAHQFKDGTVYHWWHTLAEWGPKTNKVDDLLWLVFVTISYIEETADFGILKQKVKFVDGGNATLLEHCERSIKKVLSRFSKRGLPLIGEGDWNDGMNFVGVKFKGESIWMAHFFADILKRWSEEVLSDKKVNRKADAKKYAGKFEDLKKAINKYAWDGEWYWRATCDDGSLVGSSKCKEGKIFLNAQAWAVIAGTGTEERIKKALASCSKYIYRDYGAILLYPAFSEPNQKIGYISRYAAGVRENGGVYTHAATWAVIAECLRKDADTAYDLYSKICPPNRSKDIDHYKAEPYVTPGNTDGPDSVNYGRGSWTWYTGSAAWLCRVATNWLLGVRPVPEGLLIDPCIPKEWNGFDMTRKFRGAVYKIIVSNAAHVSHGVKEIKLDGKKLDSNIVPPLKDNKVHLVEVTL from the coding sequence ATGAAATTCCAGACCGACTATGGTTATTTCACCGATGACGGCAAGGAATATGTCATAACCAGGCCCGATACCCCGCGTCCGTGGGTTAACGTTATCTCCAACGGCTCGTATTCACTGGTGATATCCCAGACCGGTTCGGGTTTCTCGTGGTGGGAGAACTCGAATCTCGCCAGGCTGACACGGTGGGAACAGGACCTGGTAAAAGACGAGTGGGGAAAATACCTATATATAAAAGACAGGGATAGCGGGGACTTCTGGTCCTTGGGGTGGAAGCCGGTCTGCCGCGATTTCGACAGTTACGAATGCCGGCACGGCATAGGCTATACCATCCTTTCGAATAAATACAAGGGCATAGCCTCCTCAATGACCGTCTTTGTACCGCGCGATGAGCCGGTCGAGATATGGAAGGTCACTTTAAAGAACGAATCCGGCGTCATAAGGCCGTTATCGCTTTTTTCGTATTTCGAATGGCTTCTAGGCAATAAGGACGATACTCACCGGGAGTTCCATAAGACCTTTATAGGCACTTCGTATGAAAAGGGCCTCCACGCCCTTTACGGCGAAAAGAGGAAACAGCTGATGCTGCCCGGTTCGATAATCAGCGAGTACCCGTGCACGGCATTCTTCGCCTCGTCGGTCGAGCCCGAGTTCTACGAAGGAGAGAAGGAGAATTTTATCGGGATGTACAGGACCCTCGCCGACCCGCTCGCGGTCGAGAAAGGCATTCTTACCAATACCACCGGCAGGTGGAATGACTCGATAGCCAGCCTCCATCTAAACGTGAGCTTAAACCCCGGCGAGAGCAAGGATATCATCTTCATTCTCGGCCTCAGCCAGGGCAAGGCCAAAGACGCGAAGATAATAAAGAAATATTTTGACGTCAATAACGTGAATGTCGCGCTAACCGAAGTCAAGAAATACTGGGGCGGCATGCTCTCCGGCCTTACGGTAAAGACGCCGGACGACGCGCTTAACCTGATGACAAATACGTGGCTTAAATATCAGGCGATATCCGGCAGGATCTGGGCCCGCTGCGCCTACTACCAGTCGAGCGGCGCGTACGGTTTCAGGGACCAGCTTCAGGACAGCCAGATATTCCTTCCCTTGGACACTTCGCTCACGAAGAAACAGATACTTTTGCACGCGGCGCACCAGTTCAAGGACGGCACGGTATATCACTGGTGGCACACGCTCGCCGAATGGGGCCCCAAGACGAACAAGGTAGACGACCTGCTCTGGCTCGTATTCGTGACCATAAGTTATATAGAAGAGACCGCGGACTTCGGCATCCTGAAACAGAAGGTCAAATTCGTGGACGGCGGAAACGCGACCCTGCTTGAACATTGCGAACGCTCGATAAAGAAAGTCCTGTCGAGGTTCTCGAAACGCGGGCTTCCTCTCATCGGCGAGGGAGACTGGAACGACGGCATGAACTTCGTAGGCGTGAAATTTAAAGGCGAATCGATCTGGATGGCGCATTTCTTCGCGGATATCCTGAAGAGGTGGTCGGAGGAAGTCCTCTCCGATAAGAAGGTAAACAGGAAGGCCGATGCGAAGAAATATGCCGGGAAATTCGAAGACCTCAAGAAGGCGATCAACAAATACGCCTGGGACGGCGAATGGTACTGGCGCGCGACCTGCGACGACGGTTCTCTGGTGGGGAGCTCAAAATGCAAAGAAGGGAAGATCTTCCTTAACGCGCAGGCCTGGGCTGTCATCGCCGGCACAGGCACCGAAGAACGGATAAAGAAGGCCCTGGCTTCCTGCTCGAAATATATTTACAGGGACTACGGCGCCATACTCCTTTACCCCGCGTTCTCCGAGCCGAACCAGAAGATAGGTTATATCAGCCGCTACGCGGCCGGAGTGAGGGAGAACGGAGGGGTCTATACCCACGCCGCGACCTGGGCTGTCATCGCCGAATGTTTGCGCAAGGACGCGGATACCGCATACGACCTTTACAGCAAGATATGCCCTCCTAACAGGAGTAAAGATATCGACCATTACAAGGCTGAGCCGTATGTCACGCCGGGCAACACCGACGGCCCTGATTCCGTAAATTACGGGAGGGGAAGCTGGACATGGTATACCGGTTCGGCGGCCTGGCTTTGCAGGGTCGCGACAAACTGGCTTCTCGGCGTCAGGCCGGTCCCCGAAGGGCTGCTTATAGACCCGTGCATTCCCAAGGAATGGAACGGGTTCGATATGACGCGCAAGTTCAGGGGAGCCGTCTATAAGATCATCGTTTCCAACGCGGCGCACGTCTCGCACGGCGTAAAAGAGATAAAGCTGGACGGCAAAAAACTGGACAGCAATATCGTGCCGC
- a CDS encoding ROK family transcriptional regulator → MRTTKANGILSTDRILSDKQRKNLSILELVVKHGPISRTEISRQTGLNIVTISNYINEFIEGGLAVEKGFDVSTGGRRPTPVELNPKFGYMIGVGLTALNIVGILVDPKMQVICEVKKDRPADNSEAIIGKLVETVEEILAKSKIEPEKIKGLGIGIPGVIDVEGQTIRWLGAMGLSMVSISGVSLKDIFEKEFDIPTLVEHDAACAVFGERWFGFESEIRDMIYMYTGVGCGLIINGQIYRGSNGSAGEVGIFNTSVPDPEARRRESLSLGTWELDLGIGYYAREAMKKGSKSRIFELAGNDPGKISLNTVIEASKAGDKLANELLEDAGGQLGKKIAFLVNLLNPEVVVIGGGVEQAGSVFMDSAKRTVHSWAREENIRNLKIVPARLGGNAVAMGAACLVLQRIFMNA, encoded by the coding sequence ATGAGGACCACCAAGGCGAACGGCATATTGTCGACGGACAGGATCCTGTCGGACAAACAGAGGAAGAACCTCTCCATACTCGAGCTTGTCGTCAAGCACGGCCCCATATCGAGGACCGAGATCTCGCGCCAGACCGGCCTCAATATCGTCACGATCTCCAATTACATAAATGAATTCATAGAAGGCGGGCTGGCGGTCGAAAAGGGTTTTGACGTCTCTACCGGCGGGCGCCGTCCGACGCCCGTCGAGCTCAACCCGAAATTCGGCTACATGATCGGCGTGGGGTTGACGGCGCTGAACATCGTCGGCATCCTGGTCGATCCCAAGATGCAGGTAATCTGCGAGGTAAAGAAAGACCGCCCGGCCGATAACAGCGAGGCGATAATCGGAAAACTCGTCGAGACGGTCGAGGAGATCCTCGCGAAATCGAAGATCGAGCCTGAGAAGATAAAGGGGCTTGGCATAGGCATACCCGGCGTCATCGATGTCGAGGGCCAGACGATAAGGTGGCTCGGCGCGATGGGCCTTTCGATGGTATCCATATCAGGGGTATCTCTCAAGGATATATTTGAAAAGGAATTCGATATACCGACCCTGGTAGAGCATGACGCGGCGTGCGCCGTCTTCGGCGAGCGCTGGTTCGGCTTCGAGTCGGAGATCAGAGACATGATATACATGTACACCGGCGTCGGCTGCGGGCTGATAATAAACGGGCAGATATACCGCGGGTCGAACGGCTCGGCCGGGGAAGTGGGGATCTTCAATACATCCGTGCCGGACCCGGAAGCCAGAAGGCGCGAGTCCCTCTCGCTCGGCACGTGGGAGCTCGACCTCGGCATCGGGTATTACGCCAGGGAAGCGATGAAGAAGGGGTCGAAATCGAGGATATTCGAATTGGCCGGCAACGATCCCGGCAAGATAAGCCTTAATACGGTGATAGAGGCGTCCAAGGCGGGCGACAAGCTCGCCAACGAGCTGTTGGAGGATGCCGGAGGCCAGCTCGGCAAGAAGATAGCGTTCCTCGTAAATCTCCTCAATCCGGAGGTGGTAGTGATCGGCGGGGGAGTCGAGCAGGCCGGCTCGGTATTTATGGATTCGGCGAAGAGGACCGTCCATTCTTGGGCGCGCGAAGAGAATATAAGGAATTTAAAAATAGTGCCTGCAAGGCTCGGGGGAAATGCCGTCGCGATGGGCGCGGCCTGCCTCGTCTTGCAGAGGATATTCATGAATGCCTAA